The genomic interval aaaacactttgaagtttgtctgatgtctgagactataacacaattgatatggcaggtgaaaattcaaagaaaaaccaaccagatttGTCTTTTTTTGTGAGGTCCCAGGCTCTTATAATAGAAAGCTATGGGTCCCATgtaattccagctcccagattgcaattcctatggcttccactagatgtcaacggtCTTTGctcattgtttcaggcttgtttcttcaaaAACGagcaagaattttgagttttgtaCAAAGAGTCCCGGTACAATATCAGTCTGTTGGCGCGCGATGAAGAGGACGCACACGCGCGATGAAGAGGACGCACCCTGgctaattttacttttctattgaacatacttctttccgtatgacaTTTTATAGTTTATTTATATTTTAGGATACCTGAGAAATAAATAGAGAcgtagtttgacttgtttgaacaaagtttagctttttggattcctttgtctgcatgttgaacgagtggattactgaaatcgatggcgcaaactaaacagactttttgggatataaagaaggattttatctaacaaaacaaccattcatgttgtagctgggacccttgggattgcaaacagaggaagattttcaaaagtgAGTGATTTATTTAATTGCTATTTGTGATGTTGTGAAGCCTGTGCGGGttaaaaaatatgttgatgtggggcgccgtcctcagacaatcgcatggtatgcttccGCTCTTAAGCCTATTGTAAATTGGACAACGCAGTTAAATTAACAAGAAGtgaagcttttaaatgatataagatacttgtatgttcatgaatgtttaatattacaattatttattttgaATTGCCGGGTGAATTTCACAGGATGTTGTCGACTGGTGTCCCGCTAGCCTTAAGAAGATGTTTAAGAATGTTATTAAGAATGTCGCTGCATTGGACAGCCCTCTAACTATGCTATTTCTTCTTCTCCCCTGATCATAACTTTGTAGATAAAACTACACtgaatatattcacgtcaccaaataatttattaaaacacactgtgttccaatgaaggtctacagtagcctgaACAGCACTCTGTTGGGTAGcaagtgttggaaaaagtactcaaattgtcatacttgagtaaaagtaaagataccttaatagaaaatgactcaggtaaaagtggaagtcacccagtaaaatcctacttgagtaaaagtaaagataccttaatagaaaatgactctagtaaaagtcacccagtaaaattctacttgagtaaaagtctacaagtatttggtttaaaatatacttaagtatcaaaagtaaaaaaatatgaatatttttcaaattctttatattaagcaaaccagatggcaacattgtcttgtttttttatttattattggaaagccaggagcacactccaacataatttacaaacaaagcatgagtgtttagtgagtccgccagatcagaggctgtagagatgaccagggatgtttggttcttaagtgcatgaatttgactattgtcctgtcctgctaagcattcaaaatgtaacaagtacttttgggtgtcaaggaaaatgtacggagtaaaaagtaaaacattttcttaaggaatgtagtgaagtaaaagtagtaaaaaatctaaatagtaaagtacagataccccaaaaatgacttaagtagtactttaaagtattttcacttaaacactttacaccactgggtagcaccatggtgtagtcagagaactgctagcttccgtcctcctctgggtacattgacttcaatacaaaacctaggaggctcatggttctcacccccttccatagatttACAcaataattatgacaacttccggaggaggTCCTCCAACCCATCAGAGCTCTTGTAGCATgagctgacatgttgtccacacaatcaaaggatcagagaatgaatctagtactgaaagcatgagctacagctagctagcaccgcagtgtataaaatgtggcGAGTAGTTGActaaagagggagaaagacaatagttgaacagttttaaacaaattaatttcttaaatTAAGGANNNNNNNNNNNNNNNNNNNNNNNNNNNNNNNNNNNNNNNNNNNNNNNNNNNNNNNNNNNNNNNNNNNNNNNNNNNNNNNNNNNNNNNNNNNNNNNNNNNNATGTAGCTGTCATCCTCCATGTAGCTGTCATCCTCATGTAGCTGTCATCCTGTATGTAGCTGTCATCCTGTATGTAGCTGTCATCCTCCATGTAGCTGTCATCCTCCATGTAGCTGTCATCCTCCATGTAGCTGTCATCCTCCATGTAGCTGTCATCCTCCATGTAGCTGTCATCCTGTAGGTAGCTGTCATCCTGTAGGTAGCTGTCATCCTGTATGTAGCTGTCATCCTGTATGTAGCTGTCATCCTGTAGGTAGCTGTCATTCTAATCATGAGTTTCTCTTTAACCATTTTAATCACTAATTTCATTTCAGTTTTACTCTCAAACTTGACCAACACTCATTTCATTCTTTTGTTACATCCTATCAGTGATTGATATTCATGTAGGCATGTTGGAATGTGCTATTAATTTAATCAATGTAATCTAAATTTGTGATATGTCTTcatgcatttattttattttattcattcattcattcaacttATTTATTTCTGTGTCACTGCAAAAGCCGTAGCCCTACAGGTCCCCCCATCGCTCCCTCTGCCTCCAACTGACCAAGCCCCGGTTCCTGCCCCGGCCCCTGCTCATCCTGCCCTACTGGGGCGGAGCGAAGAGGAGGATTTGCCCCGGCAGTCCTTCCTGCCTCCAAGGCCCGCCTCAGAAAGTGCTGAGGTAAATTCATCAACTGTAATGACACCACACAGTTAAGATATTTAACAGTATGCCATTCTACACAGTTGTCTTGTCTCCtgcatcctgtctccctgtccgtTTCTCTGAAACATAACCATCCCTTCTCCCCcgcctccatcactctctcctctcacccagcTGCTGCTTCCAGAGAGTTGGCGTTCATCTCTCACCAAGGAGCAGCAGCGGTGGATCGGCCGCACGCTGTTCACCAGGAACAGCATTGGGAGGTCGACACTCACCACTGACCTGGTCACGTGGTGGACGCCTCCCCAACCGCGGCCGATCTACAATCAGCCACCCGCATCCCCCGACCCCTTCTTCGCATGTCAGCTGTTCCTTTGGATGCCCGCACGTATATGGGCATACAAGCTGGCATGCCCCCAGTCTGGGTGCAGAGGCACACTCTGCAAGGCTGGGCTCTACAAGACCATCCGGAGGGTCTTGGACATCGACCGCTGGTATCTCATGGCCACTGAGTACCTGGAATGCAGTCGGTGTAAGAAGAAGGTCGCGGGGTGGTCACGGGACCTTGTCAGTCAGCTGGATGCTCGGCATCGTTGCCAGTTCCCAGCAATATTGACATACAAGTAAGTTCACaagatttagttagttagtaataAAGTCAAATGAATGCGAGTCATTCATatgctttatctctctctctaggctgTCCTGTGACCTGCGGATTGTGAGGATACTGAGGTCGCGCACATTGGGGAACAGTGCGTCACAGACCGACAGCAAGCTGTATGAAAGTCACAGCGAGTCCTGGATGCGGAGTGGAATACGGTACCTCGGGGAGTGCGAGCAGTTTCTGGCCTTGGGCACTGGGCGGCAGTTCGCTGATCTACCGGAGATGCCCCCGGTGCCCTCACCCGTCTGGCTGCTGACGGTCTACAGCCATGACGTGCTGTCGCGGCTGGACGAGGTGAAGGCCAGGGTCACCTCCATCTTTGGGTCCATCTTAAAGATGGACTCTACCAAGAAGGTGAGTTTTCACTTAAAAATGTGAAGATAAGTCAGGTCTGATTTTGTATATCTATATTTTAAATAATGTCTTGACCTTTCTGTCTTTGCGTGTCTGTCTCCAGGTGACTAAAAAGCTCGCGGGTACCGCTGCAGACACGGCCGCCTGGGTTACCAACGTCGGTAACGAGCATGGGCAGGTCCTCGTCAGTGTCCTCACTGCCGGTGAGGGCGAGGGCCTGCTCCCCATGGCGGCTGGTCTCATGGAGCGGTACCGGCTCGCCGGGGTGGCGCCCCCCCAGCTCATGTACGTGGACCGAGACTGCTGCTCCAGCTTCGGCGGATCAAAGACAGCTGCCATGTACAATGAGTGGGACCAGCTGGTGGTTCGGCTGGACATCTGGCACCTGATGCGGCGGTTCGCGGCAGGTGTCACCACTGAGAGCCACCAGCTCTACGGTCCCTTCATGCGGCAGCTGTCAGCCTGCATCTTTGAGTGGGATGCAGGTGATGTCCGCCGACTGCTGGAGGCCAAGAGGTCTGCGCTGGAGGGGAGGCACGGGATGGTCGGCCTCACCGAGATGGAGGTTTCGAGGCTGATCGGCAGGAAGGAGATGGCACTTCACTGTCGGCGTCGTACGCGTGGAGCTGCGGCGACCGAAGTCCTTCTCCTTGACCTCCTCGAGACCTTCAACAGCGAGAAGGGGGTCGACACCCTGGGCATCCCGTTGCTGGACTCCGTCCGCATCCAGGCAATCTGGAAAGAGCAGAGGCGCCACCTCCACTGCATACAGGACCCACCCGGTGTACAGCTGTACACCGAGACCGGCAAAATCACCAAGGGCGGCGTGATTTTGCCAGTTTATCGCTGCGCACGGGGCTCCACATCCTTGGAGTCATTCCACCTCCACCTCAACCGGTTCATCCCAGGTAAATGTCATTGCGGAGCTTAAAGTAATGCTTCATGTTTAATGTTAACAGCAACAGCTCTCCCACCCTAATCATGCATTGTTCTCTCAGGTACCAGGGCAAATGCCATGCATTTCCAGGCATTCCTGTTGGATGGACTGGTGAGGTGGAACGAGGACCGTGCGCAGGCAGCAGTGGCCACCTGCAGCACATCCTTAACCTTAGCAGCCAAAGGGTGCTTGGCAAGGAACAGGGTAAGGACTACACCAAGCCTAGCGAGTACACGGGTAAGTCGAGTAAGAGAATGAACATTTACATCAATTGCATTAATTACATCCCATTAACACTTCCCTACTTTGCTTTTGcctgattttttttgtttttgttgcttTAATAGGGGAACTCCTCGGAGTGGAGTACCTGTACTCGCAGACTGGCAGAGTGCTGCAGGATGTCAGCGCGGACCCTGACCTTCCGGAAGAGGCAGCCGCCGTCGAGCAGCTCGACGAGGAGGACGAGGGCTTTCAGGAGGAGGATGTGGACCCGACAGTCCACATCCCTCATGTCACACCTATGAGCGCCCCGTCCTCCAGCTCAGCGGCACCTCTGTCAGGGGAACCTCTGGGCCATCCAGTCCCACCGCCCCTGAAGACGGAAGCTCTCCTGAGGCCCCTGATCGACACGGTTCTCCTCACCCTGACCACTCCTCTGATTCAGAGGTAATTATAATTGACCCTTTATGTTGTTGTTAAAAAAGAAAAATGCTATTGCAACCTCTTTGAAAATAAGGAATTGTGACAAACTCAAGACCAGTTTCAGGTGTTTAATAATACCAAGGATGTTATCAGCTGAGTGCATCCATTTAGAAAGTTCACAACACGTCTTATTCTCTTCCCTTGTAGGCGTCACCTCCCCAGATCTACATTTTATGACCACAATGACTTTCCCCTCCTTTCCCCTGTGGAATGTCCATGGTCCTCTCTTTGTCTAGCTGTCCATCTTCTGTGCCTGACCCTGATCTCTCTATCCTAGGCAATTTCCTCTTATCTGATTAGGTCATGGTTTCTAAATTAGCAAACACAAAGTTTCATGACCTAAACTCCATTAATACTCACACTAATCATTCACTAAACAGGATGAAAAAACTAACTACAGTTTAACTTGAAACATGTTACATTTTAACAGAATCCATCAGTGTGACTTTCAAAATAACATCTCCTATTTCCTTTTGTAGAAGAATCTTATGTGTTACCCCCTAAATGTGTGACATCGTCCTCATCGTTTCTTCCATGTCTTTTTTTTATCTTCAGGGGGAGACGAAAAGTCCTGATGCAATGCCGGGCTACCAGCATGTCCGTAGGCTTGCCAGGGCCTTGGTGGGGGTGAGGAACCGTCAGTGGCTGTCGGACCGCAGGGTAGACGGTCTGGTGGAGCTGTGGCTGGCGCTGCCTGACTTCGACAAGCAACGCTTGATCTACCCTGCCCGACACCAGGAGAGGATCGTTCAGGGGCGGTTGAAGGCAACGAAGGGGAAGTCGTCCATTGTCCTAGGAAAAGACTCTCTCCAACGGTATGTTGTTAGTGTTCATGTCCTCCACCTTACTATTATATTGCCTGCCTCTACATTAAATGCATATGTAGGTCAGGCGATGGCTATCATTATACTTTGGCTGTCATTATACTTTGACTGTCATTATACTTTGGCTGTCATTATACTTTGGCCGTCATTATACTTTGGCCGTCATTATCTTTCAATGTTCTCTAATTATTTATCTCCTCTGTTTTCAGTTGCCTTCTCGGACTCAACTCGGGCCCTGCAAGTTGGCCGGGCACCAGCCGTTTGGTGGAGGTGATTTGCAGACAGCTCTGTCAAATCCATCCCAGCGCCACGCTGTCTGCCGGCGTGAAGAAGAGCAGGTGGGCGCTCATTCTGGCAGACTACGTGGCCATCAGGGAGGCAGTGCTGAACAGCCCGAGGTTGATGACCCGGACCAACCTTCAGCTCTTTGAGCTGAATCAAAGGACCATCAGTCAGTGGTAAGATATTAACTTATGGAAGACTTGTTACATAAAGCCATGTGACTAATGACAATTTGTGTGACAGCTTGTGTTTGTTTTCTCTCCCTGTTTCAGGTACTCCCGGCGTCAGAGGGATAGGATGGTGCTGCAGCAGGGATTGGGGCTCGCTCCTGCACCCAGCGTCACCGCCCAGCCCCTCCCTGCAACCAAGCCCCTCCACTACCAGCCGGAGGGAATCCAGGCACTCTTCCCTTTCCCTACGCCGCCCCCCCCGGTCCCAGGCCAGACCACCCAGCAAGGAGGGCACGCCCACGCGCCCATTCTGCCAGCACACCTGGAGCAACACCCTCCCGCACTTCCCGGACCCTCCCAAGCCCAAGGACCACAGACGGGCTCCTCTTTACCTCCTCCGGTGCCAAGGACAACGgcttggaggaggaagaggatggcgGAGGACAAAGAGGAGGGGACAGCCGGGAAGAGAAAGCAACGCGAACAGTACGTCTGCTCCAAATGCGGGTTGCCGAAGCGGCGGGAGACGGGGCACAGCCGCTTCGGCGGCGTGGCGTTCTGCTCTGTTGCTGCGGGGGGTAAGACCGTGGCCCAGTGGCTGGCGGAAATGAAGGACACTAAGGGGCGAGGTGAAGGACACTGAGCCGCTGGCTGGGTGGTCGGACGTTTTTGTTGTAAATAGTTCCCTGTTCCCCTCTACCTGGACCGAGACCTGTTCCCCTCTACCTGGACCGAGACCTGTTCCCCTCTACCTGGACCGAGACCTGTTCCCCTCTACCTGGACCGAGACCTGTTCCCCTCTACCTGGACCGAGACCTGTTCCCCTCTACCTGGACCGAGACCTGTTCCCCTCTACCTGGACCGAGACCTGTTCCCCTCTACCTGGACCGAGACCTGTTCCCCTCTACCTGGACCGAGACCTGTTCCCCTCTACCTGGACCGAGACCTGTTCCCCTCTACCTGGACCGAGACCTGTTCCCCTCTACCTGGACCGAGACCTGTTCCCCTCTACCTGGACCGAGACCTGTTCCCCTCTACCTGGACCGAGACCTTGAGCGCGGTGTAGAGGCTTGTGTGTG from Salvelinus alpinus chromosome 2, SLU_Salpinus.1, whole genome shotgun sequence carries:
- the LOC139547813 gene encoding uncharacterized protein; this translates as MHLFYFIHSFIQLIYFCVTAKAVALQVPPSLPLPPTDQAPVPAPAPAHPALLGRSEEEDLPRQSFLPPRPASESAELLLPESWRSSLTKEQQRWIGRTLFTRNSIGRSTLTTDLVTWWTPPQPRPIYNQPPASPDPFFACQLFLWMPARIWAYKLACPQSGCRGTLCKAGLYKTIRRVLDIDRWYLMATEYLECSRCKKKVAGWSRDLVSQLDARHRCQFPAILTYKLSCDLRIVRILRSRTLGNSASQTDSKLYESHSESWMRSGIRYLGECEQFLALGTGRQFADLPEMPPVPSPVWLLTVYSHDVLSRLDEVKARVTSIFGSILKMDSTKKVTKKLAGTAADTAAWVTNVGNEHGQVLVSVLTAGEGEGLLPMAAGLMERYRLAGVAPPQLMYVDRDCCSSFGGSKTAAMYNEWDQLVVRLDIWHLMRRFAAGVTTESHQLYGPFMRQLSACIFEWDAGDVRRLLEAKRSALEGRHGMVGLTEMEVSRLIGRKEMALHCRRRTRGAAATEVLLLDLLETFNSEKGVDTLGIPLLDSVRIQAIWKEQRRHLHCIQDPPGVQLYTETGKITKGGVILPVYRCARGSTSLESFHLHLNRFIPGTRANAMHFQAFLLDGLVRWNEDRAQAAVATCSTSLTLAAKGCLARNRVRTTPSLASTRGNSSEWSTCTRRLAECCRMSARTLTFRKRQPPSSSSTRRTRAFRRRMWTRQSTSLMSHL
- the LOC139549426 gene encoding uncharacterized protein is translated as MPGYQHVRRLARALVGVRNRQWLSDRRVDGLVELWLALPDFDKQRLIYPARHQERIVQGRLKATKGKSSIVLGKDSLQRCLLGLNSGPASWPGTSRLVEVICRQLCQIHPSATLSAGVKKSRWALILADYVAIREAVLNSPRLMTRTNLQLFELNQRTISQWYSRRQRDRMVLQQGLGLAPAPSVTAQPLPATKPLHYQPEGIQALFPFPTPPPPVPGQTTQQGGHAHAPILPAHLEQHPPALPGPSQAQGPQTGSSLPPPVPRTTAWRRKRMAEDKEEGTAGKRKQREQYVCSKCGLPKRRETGHSRFGGVAFCSVAAGGKTVAQWLAEMKDTKGRGEGH